One genomic window of Eleginops maclovinus isolate JMC-PN-2008 ecotype Puerto Natales chromosome 12, JC_Emac_rtc_rv5, whole genome shotgun sequence includes the following:
- the ccn1l2 gene encoding cellular communication network factor 1, like 2 isoform X1, with translation MLSTVTLQQILSSLLVLGSAALMADSECPAKCSCSHLPQPCPAGVSWVSDRCGCCKVCARQFNEDCSATQPCDHIKGLRCHLGARGDPERGLCRAEAQGLPCEFGGRVYQHGEDFRPSCQHQCTCMDRVVGCMPLCPRQVPLPDWRCTRSLLAKPEGGCCEEWVCDDNNHISEEPDEPTHTSLPDSQRPPNHISALLQAPLQPWHPAATGGATFREMVSVPMSEVLLKPSCFPQTTEWTECSTSCGMGISSRVTNDNRDCQLVRESRLCQIRQCEPQLPVASKKGKKCQRTIRPQEPIRITFAGCSTRHRYRPRTCGTCSDDQCCTPSLSRTVRLRFHCPDGEGFYRNVMWIQRCSCSPSCGSHSAPLSPAVSLHNDIHTFRR, from the exons ATGCTGAGCACTGTGACTCTGCAGCAGATCCTCTCCAGCCTGTTGGTGCTGGGCAGCGCTGCCCTCATG GCAGACAGTGAGTGTCCCGCTAAGTGCTCCTGCTCCCACTTGCCCCAGCCTTGCCCGGCGGGCGTCAGCTGGGTGAGCGACCGCTGTGGCTGCTGTAAAGTCTGCGCTCGGCAGTTTAATGAGGACTGCAGTGCCACCCAACCCTGCGATCACATCAAGGGGCTGCGCTGCCACCTAGGGGCCAGAGGAGACCCGGAGAGGGGGCTGTGTCGAG cgGAGGCCCAGGGTTTACCCTGTGAGTTCGGGGGCCGGGTGTACCAGCATGGAGAGGACTTCCGGCCCAGCTGCCAGCACCAGTGCACCTGCATGGACCGGGTGGTGGGCTGCATGCCCCTCTGCCCCCGCCAGGTGCCGCTGCCTGACTGGCGCTGCACGCGGTCCCTGCTGGCCAAGCCGGAGGGGGGCTGCTGCGAGGAGTGGGTGTGTGATGACAACAACCACATCAGTGAGGAGCCAGACGAGCCGACACACACCTCCCTGCCAGACAGCCAGCGGCCCCCCAACCACATCAGTGCCCTGCTGCAGGCCCCGCTCCAGCCTTGGCACCCAGCTGCCACTGGGGGGGCAACGTTTAGAG AGATGGTGTCTGTTCCCATGTCTGAGGTGTTGCTCAAACCCAGCTGCTTCCCACAAACCACAGAGTGGACCGAGTGTTCCACATCATGTGGGATGGGCATCTCGAGCCGAGTGACCAATGACAACCGGGACTGTCAGCTGGTGAGGGAGAGCAGGCTATGTCAGATCCGCCAATGTGAGCCTCAGCTTCCTGTGGCTAGCAAG AAGGGGAAGAAGTGTCAGCGAACTATCCGCCCCCAGGAACCGATCAGAATCACCTTCGCCGGATGCTCCACGAGGCATCGGTACCGGCCCCGCACCTGTGGGACATGCAGCGATGACCAGTGCTgcaccccctccctctcccgCACTGTGCGGCTCCGCTTCCACTGCCCCGATGGAGAGGGCTTCTACAGAAACGTGATGTGGATCCAGCGCTGCAGCTGCAGCCCAAGCTGCGGCTCACACAGCGCCCCCCTCAGCCCGGCAGTCAGCCTCCACAACGACATCCACACCTTCAGGCGCTGA
- the ccn1l2 gene encoding cellular communication network factor 1, like 2 isoform X2: MLSFYEVKCVCVCVCVCVCVCVCVCVCVCVCVCVCVCVCVCVCVCVCVCVCVVCVLTAEAQGLPCEFGGRVYQHGEDFRPSCQHQCTCMDRVVGCMPLCPRQVPLPDWRCTRSLLAKPEGGCCEEWVCDDNNHISEEPDEPTHTSLPDSQRPPNHISALLQAPLQPWHPAATGGATFREMVSVPMSEVLLKPSCFPQTTEWTECSTSCGMGISSRVTNDNRDCQLVRESRLCQIRQCEPQLPVASKKGKKCQRTIRPQEPIRITFAGCSTRHRYRPRTCGTCSDDQCCTPSLSRTVRLRFHCPDGEGFYRNVMWIQRCSCSPSCGSHSAPLSPAVSLHNDIHTFRR, translated from the exons ATGCTGTCGTTCTAtgaagtgaagtgtgtgtgtgtttgtgtgtgtgtgtgtgtgtgtgtgtgtgtgtgtgtgtgtgtgtgtgtgtgtgtgtgtgtgtgtgtgtgtgtgtgtgtgtgtgtgtgtgtgtgtgtgtgtgtgtgtgtgtgtgtgtgtgttgtgtgtgtgttgacagcgGAGGCCCAGGGTTTACCCTGTGAGTTCGGGGGCCGGGTGTACCAGCATGGAGAGGACTTCCGGCCCAGCTGCCAGCACCAGTGCACCTGCATGGACCGGGTGGTGGGCTGCATGCCCCTCTGCCCCCGCCAGGTGCCGCTGCCTGACTGGCGCTGCACGCGGTCCCTGCTGGCCAAGCCGGAGGGGGGCTGCTGCGAGGAGTGGGTGTGTGATGACAACAACCACATCAGTGAGGAGCCAGACGAGCCGACACACACCTCCCTGCCAGACAGCCAGCGGCCCCCCAACCACATCAGTGCCCTGCTGCAGGCCCCGCTCCAGCCTTGGCACCCAGCTGCCACTGGGGGGGCAACGTTTAGAG AGATGGTGTCTGTTCCCATGTCTGAGGTGTTGCTCAAACCCAGCTGCTTCCCACAAACCACAGAGTGGACCGAGTGTTCCACATCATGTGGGATGGGCATCTCGAGCCGAGTGACCAATGACAACCGGGACTGTCAGCTGGTGAGGGAGAGCAGGCTATGTCAGATCCGCCAATGTGAGCCTCAGCTTCCTGTGGCTAGCAAG AAGGGGAAGAAGTGTCAGCGAACTATCCGCCCCCAGGAACCGATCAGAATCACCTTCGCCGGATGCTCCACGAGGCATCGGTACCGGCCCCGCACCTGTGGGACATGCAGCGATGACCAGTGCTgcaccccctccctctcccgCACTGTGCGGCTCCGCTTCCACTGCCCCGATGGAGAGGGCTTCTACAGAAACGTGATGTGGATCCAGCGCTGCAGCTGCAGCCCAAGCTGCGGCTCACACAGCGCCCCCCTCAGCCCGGCAGTCAGCCTCCACAACGACATCCACACCTTCAGGCGCTGA